From the genome of Brevibacterium sp. JSBI002, one region includes:
- a CDS encoding NUDIX hydrolase: protein MPDPSQLTQFPRPSVAVDTAVLCPVPGRGLHVLMTHPGDGVWQLPGSILRPQERLAEAVARCLREKARLVDRAPVQLHVFDQPDRDDRGWVISVAHLDVLSAADVGLAEEVDPTEAAVPDAPSQETESSPTEAVLPEAADSDPAESDSDHPDSPVHRRKLVPVHDVGELSAEHQEIVRVAVHRLRSFHERTPDPFGLLEKEFSLRQLRELHEIIAGESLQADTFRRTMLPLLDPTGEAVSQGRGRPAQTFTRRSALALRADSRIPDPDGADAGTHSSGTNFADGHR from the coding sequence ATGCCTGATCCCAGCCAACTCACGCAGTTCCCGCGGCCCTCGGTCGCGGTCGATACCGCGGTCCTCTGCCCCGTGCCCGGCCGTGGCCTGCATGTTCTCATGACCCATCCCGGAGATGGGGTGTGGCAGCTGCCCGGGTCGATCCTGCGTCCGCAGGAACGCCTCGCCGAGGCGGTCGCCCGCTGTCTGCGCGAAAAAGCTCGGTTGGTCGACCGCGCCCCCGTTCAGCTGCACGTGTTCGACCAACCCGACCGCGATGATCGCGGCTGGGTGATCTCCGTGGCCCATCTCGATGTGCTCTCCGCAGCCGATGTCGGACTCGCCGAGGAGGTCGATCCCACCGAGGCGGCCGTGCCCGATGCTCCGTCACAGGAGACGGAGTCGTCCCCCACCGAGGCGGTCCTCCCCGAGGCGGCCGACTCCGATCCTGCCGAATCGGATTCCGATCACCCGGACTCCCCCGTCCACCGGCGGAAGCTCGTGCCCGTCCACGACGTCGGCGAGCTCAGCGCCGAACATCAGGAGATCGTGCGCGTGGCCGTGCACCGACTGCGGTCGTTCCACGAACGCACTCCGGATCCCTTCGGGCTGTTGGAGAAGGAGTTCTCGCTGCGGCAGCTGCGCGAACTCCACGAGATCATCGCCGGGGAGAGCCTGCAGGCCGATACGTTCCGCCGCACCATGCTGCCGCTGCTCGACCCCACCGGGGAGGCCGTCAGCCAGGGGCGAGGCCGTCCCGCGCAGACGTTCACCCGGCGCTCGGCACTGGCGCTGCGCGCCGACTCCCGGATACCGGACCCCGATGGTGCCGATGCCGGCACGCACTCGTCCGGCACGAATTTCGCGGATGGTCATCGCTGA
- a CDS encoding RNA-binding S4 domain-containing protein has translation MTEINRDAGKHMRVDVWLWTTRMFKTRNLATQACRGGHVQVDGQRVKAAQKVSIGQEVRVRKAGSEFIWKITGFIPTRMQASIAVQCYEDLTPPPDPALRGFVPRRDKGLGRPTKKDRREMEKFLGDMAKPQSRNRRD, from the coding sequence ATGACCGAGATCAACCGCGATGCCGGAAAGCACATGCGCGTCGACGTGTGGCTGTGGACGACGCGGATGTTCAAGACTCGCAACCTCGCCACTCAGGCCTGCCGCGGCGGGCATGTGCAGGTCGACGGTCAGCGCGTCAAGGCCGCGCAGAAGGTGAGCATCGGCCAGGAGGTCCGCGTGCGCAAGGCCGGGTCCGAGTTCATCTGGAAGATCACCGGTTTCATCCCCACGAGGATGCAGGCCTCCATCGCCGTCCAGTGCTACGAGGACCTCACTCCCCCACCTGATCCCGCACTGCGCGGATTCGTGCCCCGGCGCGACAAAGGGCTGGGGCGTCCGACGAAGAAGGACCGCCGGGAGATGGAGAAGTTCCTCGGCGATATGGCCAAACCCCAGTCGCGCAACCGCCGCGACTGA
- a CDS encoding DUF4081 domain-containing GNAT family N-acetyltransferase — protein sequence MALRIARLEHQHTRWLTDLLARNPCENVYLISLLEVTGTARLGSPAGTLYGIFDGDRPVAAYWVGGNIIPVAATPATNEVLARKLNADGRVSCSLIGSRSVILDLQQRLNWGRPRGVRERQPLLAISSDPLVTPDEHVHRVTLDDLGAVFPASVDMFTKEVGFSPIEDGTAGYLARVRGIIRGKNCYARISSILPQGGAVPRWPAEEQDEQVLFKADIGIRARRIVQVQGVWVHPAVRNQGLGAAGMAAVVQRTRDKGHSTVSLYANDYNETALRMYARVGFEQVGTFATVMY from the coding sequence ATGGCGCTGAGGATCGCACGACTGGAACATCAGCACACCCGTTGGCTGACGGACCTGCTTGCGCGCAACCCCTGCGAGAACGTCTACCTCATCTCCCTGCTCGAAGTCACGGGCACCGCCCGTCTGGGCTCCCCGGCAGGCACCCTGTACGGAATCTTCGACGGGGACCGGCCCGTCGCCGCCTACTGGGTGGGCGGCAATATCATCCCGGTCGCGGCGACCCCGGCGACGAATGAGGTCCTTGCCCGGAAACTCAATGCCGACGGTCGCGTGTCCTGTTCACTCATCGGCTCCCGGTCCGTCATCCTCGACCTGCAGCAACGACTCAATTGGGGCCGACCGCGGGGAGTACGTGAACGGCAGCCTCTTCTGGCCATCAGCTCGGATCCGCTGGTCACCCCCGATGAGCATGTGCACCGAGTGACGCTCGATGACCTCGGTGCGGTGTTTCCCGCCAGTGTGGACATGTTCACCAAAGAGGTCGGATTCTCACCCATCGAGGACGGCACCGCCGGGTACCTGGCGAGGGTGCGCGGGATCATCCGCGGCAAGAACTGCTATGCCCGGATCTCCTCCATCCTGCCCCAAGGCGGTGCGGTGCCGCGGTGGCCGGCCGAAGAGCAGGACGAACAGGTGCTGTTCAAGGCCGATATCGGCATCCGCGCCCGTCGGATCGTCCAGGTCCAAGGCGTATGGGTCCATCCCGCAGTGCGCAATCAGGGTCTCGGAGCAGCGGGCATGGCCGCGGTCGTCCAGCGCACCCGTGACAAGGGCCATTCCACGGTGAGCCTGTATGCCAATGACTACAACGAGACGGCGCTGCGCATGTATGCCCGCGTCGGCTTCGAACAGGTCGGCACATTCGCCACCGTCATGTACTGA